One Nocardia iowensis DNA window includes the following coding sequences:
- a CDS encoding MerR family transcriptional regulator, which produces MAESEEFITIGVLARASGLTASALRFYDDCGLLVPARVDPLTGYRYYTEGQRERAALIRRLRAIEVPLESISDILSGDTGRAERLLDEHVDELRRRAAEAALVAEAIKQTLGAESTGHQVALPAALLAAAFDQVRAAAAGNREIPVLAGILLEASANSLTLTATDRYRLSTRTVVSRNRNGDDWSLVVDAGDLAPVLDWLRHLDEIVVAPTDQGLLFAGDGVERRCRVIDEPFPDYRAVLSGLAPVRTRVVTARKTLLALLENHTTTVRFEIDRTGLTVSGGNRREHLSAAVTGSDIDLSFDVATLLPAIHTALGPDLMFDISAADQPVVLRSATDGDLTTLAMPTQQTDRTTHA; this is translated from the coding sequence GTGGCCGAGTCCGAAGAGTTCATCACGATAGGCGTGCTGGCGCGGGCCAGTGGGCTCACGGCGAGTGCGCTGCGGTTCTACGACGACTGCGGGCTACTCGTCCCCGCCCGGGTCGATCCGCTCACCGGCTATCGCTATTACACCGAAGGCCAGCGGGAACGTGCCGCACTGATCCGTCGGCTGCGGGCGATCGAGGTACCGCTCGAGTCGATCTCGGACATCCTGTCCGGCGATACCGGACGCGCTGAACGACTGTTGGACGAGCACGTCGACGAGCTGCGGCGCCGGGCAGCGGAGGCCGCGCTCGTTGCCGAGGCAATCAAGCAGACGCTGGGCGCCGAGTCGACGGGCCATCAGGTCGCATTGCCTGCCGCACTGTTGGCGGCGGCGTTCGACCAGGTGCGGGCCGCTGCCGCGGGCAACCGCGAAATACCGGTCCTCGCAGGCATTCTGCTGGAGGCGAGCGCGAATTCGCTGACGCTGACCGCCACCGATCGGTACCGGCTCTCGACCCGGACAGTGGTGTCGCGGAATCGAAACGGTGACGACTGGTCGTTGGTCGTCGACGCGGGCGATCTCGCACCGGTGCTCGACTGGCTCCGGCACCTGGATGAAATCGTTGTGGCACCAACGGATCAGGGTCTACTGTTCGCCGGTGACGGCGTCGAGCGCCGTTGCCGGGTGATCGACGAACCGTTCCCCGACTATCGAGCGGTGCTTTCGGGGCTCGCCCCGGTCCGGACGCGCGTGGTGACGGCCCGCAAGACGTTGCTCGCCCTCCTCGAAAACCACACGACCACAGTGCGGTTCGAGATCGACCGCACCGGTCTCACGGTGTCCGGCGGCAACCGCCGAGAGCACCTGTCCGCCGCGGTCACCGGTTCTGACATCGATCTGTCTTTCGATGTCGCGACGCTGCTCCCCGCGATCCACACCGCGCTGGGCCCAGATCTCATGTTCGACATCTCAGCGGCGGACCAGCCCGTCGTCCTGCGCTCCGCCACCGACGGCGACCTCACCACGCTGGCCATGCCGACCCAACAGACAGATAGGACCACACACGCATGA
- a CDS encoding TIGR03118 family protein produces the protein MLRVSVLGAALVVAAACSNSKPADDEVRALDGNRYAQTNLAANEAEYQAEFTFPDMVNAWGLADRPKGAGGHFWVGAGGKSFQFVGDVTASADPKVQKLFQDPLKIVTIPGADADISDNSIGKTTGVLFNPAPITSDLFAVRDQPVEVDGTQQLLTGSARFIFATDSGKISGWTEQAADGRIVRHDGPANLMFDGEPQGMQFFGIALTPSGDKLLAADFGADPQVRTLDKNWQLIPTTGFANPFASGDAVDPAAPDKGKKVKPGDPAPFNVSTVGNRVFVAYATTKPDEADPAELDAGEEDSLDKDQEQDAKGKPDKGKVAEFDAEGKLVRVIDGDQRFNAPWAVTVAPAGFGPLSGKLLIGNFGGAGYVLAFDDATGKFVDYLRDTDGKPVAIEGLWALMFGNGESLGDADSLYFTAGPDDEKDGLFGKLRLK, from the coding sequence CTGCTGCGCGTATCGGTGCTCGGCGCCGCCCTGGTGGTCGCCGCCGCCTGCTCGAATTCGAAACCCGCCGACGACGAGGTCCGTGCTCTCGACGGCAACCGGTACGCGCAGACCAACCTGGCTGCCAACGAAGCCGAGTACCAGGCCGAGTTCACCTTCCCTGACATGGTGAACGCCTGGGGCCTGGCCGACCGGCCGAAGGGCGCGGGCGGACATTTCTGGGTCGGCGCGGGCGGCAAGTCGTTCCAGTTCGTCGGCGATGTCACCGCGTCGGCGGACCCGAAGGTGCAGAAGCTGTTCCAGGATCCGCTGAAGATCGTCACCATCCCCGGCGCCGACGCCGACATCTCCGACAACAGCATCGGCAAGACCACCGGTGTCCTGTTCAACCCGGCGCCGATCACCTCGGACCTGTTCGCGGTGCGCGATCAACCGGTCGAGGTGGACGGGACGCAACAGCTGCTCACCGGGTCGGCACGGTTCATCTTCGCCACCGACTCCGGCAAGATTTCCGGCTGGACCGAGCAGGCCGCCGACGGCCGGATCGTCCGGCACGACGGCCCGGCCAACCTGATGTTCGACGGCGAGCCGCAGGGCATGCAGTTCTTCGGCATCGCGCTCACCCCGTCCGGTGACAAGCTGCTCGCCGCCGACTTCGGCGCGGACCCGCAGGTCCGCACCCTCGACAAGAACTGGCAGCTCATCCCCACCACCGGCTTCGCCAACCCGTTCGCCAGCGGCGACGCGGTCGACCCCGCCGCGCCCGACAAGGGCAAGAAGGTCAAGCCGGGCGATCCCGCCCCGTTCAATGTGTCCACCGTCGGCAACCGAGTGTTCGTCGCCTACGCGACCACCAAGCCGGACGAGGCGGACCCGGCCGAGCTCGATGCCGGCGAAGAGGATTCGCTCGACAAGGACCAGGAGCAGGACGCCAAGGGCAAGCCGGACAAGGGCAAGGTCGCCGAGTTCGACGCCGAGGGCAAGCTGGTCCGCGTCATCGACGGCGATCAGCGCTTCAACGCCCCTTGGGCCGTCACCGTCGCCCCCGCAGGCTTCGGCCCGCTCAGCGGCAAGCTGCTGATCGGCAACTTCGGCGGCGCGGGCTACGTCCTTGCCTTCGATGACGCCACCGGCAAGTTCGTCGACTACCTGCGCGACACTGACGGTAAGCCGGTGGCGATCGAAGGACTCTGGGCACTCATGTTCGGCAACGGCGAAAGTCTTGGTGACGCCGACTCGCTGTACTTCACGGCAGGCCCGGACGACGAGAAGGACGGCCTGTTCGGCAAGCTCCGGCTGAAGTAA
- a CDS encoding peroxynitrite isomerase, producing the protein MVEPQPPIAPHPDIAPLAPLLGIWRGNGHGEYPTIQPFDYLEEVRFGHLGRPFLTYRQRTRAADDGRPMHAETGYLRCPRPDRVELILAHPTGITEICEGALNVADGALHMEFDSTSIGRTSTAKLVTALGRTFQLKGDTIDYTLRMAAVGEPLQHHLAATLRRAE; encoded by the coding sequence GTGGTCGAACCCCAACCGCCAATCGCGCCCCATCCCGATATCGCCCCCCTGGCCCCGCTGCTCGGCATCTGGCGCGGCAACGGACACGGCGAATACCCGACCATCCAGCCCTTCGATTACCTGGAGGAAGTCCGGTTCGGCCATCTCGGCCGCCCGTTCCTCACCTATCGGCAGCGCACGCGCGCCGCCGACGACGGCCGCCCCATGCACGCCGAAACCGGATACCTGCGCTGCCCACGCCCGGACCGGGTCGAATTGATCTTGGCGCACCCCACCGGCATCACCGAAATATGTGAAGGCGCACTGAATGTCGCCGACGGCGCCCTGCACATGGAATTCGACTCCACCAGTATCGGCCGCACCAGCACCGCGAAACTCGTTACCGCCCTTGGCCGGACATTTCAATTGAAGGGCGACACCATCGATTACACGTTGCGGATGGCCGCGGTAGGCGAGCCACTGCAACACCATCTCGCCGCCACATTGCGCCGGGCGGAATAG
- a CDS encoding low affinity iron permease family protein, giving the protein MKRSTTILASVAIILGGAATAQILDGGDTGALIIETGPSSAPASNQVAASPDGTPQ; this is encoded by the coding sequence ATGAAGCGTTCCACCACCATTCTGGCCAGCGTGGCAATCATCCTCGGTGGCGCCGCAACCGCCCAGATCCTCGACGGCGGCGACACCGGCGCTCTGATCATCGAAACCGGCCCCAGCAGCGCGCCGGCCAGCAACCAAGTAGCCGCCTCGCCCGACGGCACCCCTCAGTAA